CCAATCAGCAATCACCATTTAATTACTACTATGTGAATCATGATGTAGATCTATTTTTAAATAACAACTTTAAAGATTTCTGCTCCACCTTGGCAGAGGCACACACCCTGTGGGTGCTTTCTAATTCCGGCTGTGACTACACAGGATGTGGTTTTGTCCTACTGAACTGAAAGGGGTAGCTTTGAGTATCACTAATAACAGAGCAAGAACACAGACGGCAGAGTGTTATTGTCATTCTCTGTCATGCAGATATCTAAAAGACAGTATTgttgaaaataaacatacaataaaaggaaaagtttgCACTTGTAATTGAAGAAGCAAGAATTTGTCCATTCTAGTCTTTCCTATCATCAGTGTAAAATGTGTACATCGCTCGGGGGGTAGTTTCTTGTTTCTCTGTCTGGTCTTGATGTACTGTAGTGTGCAATGTGGCTTTTGTTGAGACATGTTTAACTTGCAGAAGCCAGTGAAAATGCACATAACTCACATAAGAGGAGACATGCACCTGCTACAACCAAActattgagaaaaaaaaaactgccagaGAGAGGCACAGCTGTGTTTGAAGTtatttgagtggtcggaagactagaaaggcactatataaatgcagcccatttaccATGTATGAACAGTAAtgatttgtgttttgtctttgttataGCCAGTTGAAGATGGTGAGGAATGCACCTGCCCAACATCTACTTCACCAGGTATATTATTCTTATAATGATAGGAAAATCATTACAAAATGACTCCGCATGAAAATTGACAAATATATTCCTAGCATCATCAGCCTCACTGAATCAaggaaatgtcattttgaaaatgtatgaatgtgcAAGTTGTGTAATAACAGGAACATGGTGTTATTGATGTGACAACACCCTACAAAGTTAAACttacatttattcttttttaaatttgatgttaATATAGTTTAATTTGTAATGCACACATCTAGAGCTAACTCCATTTTACGTGTCAATCTCTGAGTTTAGACTTCCCCAAAGAACTGCAGTTACTAAACAGTCCCTGTGAGAAATGCTGCTGCCCAGCACCTCCTCCCAAGATCAGCGACCTCATGAACGACAAAGATCTCCTGGATTTACTACGGCTCAAACTGGATCCAAACCACTGCACCATCAAAAACTGGAAGAACTTTGCGAGTCGCTGGGGGATGAGCTACGATGAACTGACCCTGCTGGAGCACCGGACCCAGGGCTCTTTGTCCCACAGCCCTACCCAGGAGTTCCTGCTGCGCTACAACCAGAAGACGGTCACTGAGCTCACTGAACTTTGCCGCATCTACCAGCGCATTGATGTGCTGCGACTGCTGCAGAGCTGGATAGAGAAGGACTGGCCATCACGCTGGCAACAGACTCATTAACCAGCTGCACCCACAATTGACTCTTTGCATATTTatcctgtttctctttttttcttctgtcaggGTTGTACTTGTTAGgaatttcctcttcctcttggaTACATTTTGCCAAATTTTGACTTTAGTAACTTTATCAAGTGATTTTAGGCAAAAGTCAACAATGACCAACAACTGAAAAGATTCTGTGGAGAATGTCAATCACTTGGTGCTTAAGGTAGCACATTATCTTACAGACTGCATAGCACTAACAAGGTTTACTACTGATTAACAGTTTGGCTTGCTGAACATTTTTGACATATGAGCGACATAGCTTTTGAGATGGAGATGTTGGTCTGACTATCTGTTGGTTGGTTGGCTCACCActgtggtccagactgaaagCTATtggctattggatggattgccattacatattgtacagacattcatggtccccagaggatgaatcttactgactttagtgatcccctgacttttcttaattttgtatggacattcatggttcccaggcAATGTATTGTtattactttattgatcccctgactttccatctagcaccaccatgaggttcacatttgtgtgtttttgtttttttgttggtttttttttgagaaatctGGTACTCACATTCATGTTTCCTTGAATTGTAATAAACTTAATGATCTCGTGACTTTTTCACTAGCACCAAAATTTCAATCTGTCCaacattttggtttatgaccaaatacccacaaaactaatgacattctcagtgttcagtgctaattagcaaatgtaagatggtgaacatcacgtgaatgtcagtgtgttagcattgacattatgagcatgttagcatgctcaaatttagctcaaagcaccactgtgcccataagtacagcctcacagagctgctagcacaGCTGTAGACTATTAGTCTTGTTTTGTATGtcttgatgaaaaaaaatttaaaaagagaatggcagagtatttattttttcataaaatatttttgttttatttttggaaataaCACTGATCCTTAATGCCACAATCTTTGAGTAATATGGCTGTGTCACATTTATTGTTGCTCTATATTATATGGAAAGGAGCTATGCAGGAAATATCAGGACTAATGAAAAAATAGATCAACAAGTATAATTATTCTTTCATAGAGTTCTCCCCAATTTGGTCCAACTAAAAAAGAGTTCTACAAAAACTCAAATTTGTTAAATTTTCAAATCAAGACTACAGTTAAAAACTTAAATGCTCACATCAATGTTATTGGTCAGTAAGGTTTTTTATGTTTGAAGAAACAACTGGAATTTTAATCTTTATTGTACTTGTTTTCTCAGtctgaaataaatacatgcCAAACTCTGTAAAagcttttatcatttttaaagaaaaaataagtagCAATAATAACCTCAAATGCCTATctgtaaaacacagacagtTAAAATGGGCGTTTTGTTTTTGATAAGGACTCTctaatcacattttcatctttatttaatctAATCAGAGacactctcttttcttttttctttttctttccataatTTCTGAATAATTTCCCAGTAATATACAAGAAAGTTCCTGGAAAGAACTATgacatttggtacaaattacagggaaagaaagagacaagTGTTCCTAATTGCTATTGTAACCTATAGAGTCTTTTACTCAGCATACGGCAGGTTTgctaaaaatgcaaaaatgtgaaatttgtttaTACAGTAGGCAAGTATGCATGCAGTTCAAGTATAATGTCTTAAACAATACATGAGTATTTTTCTGGTTTAAATAGAGCTTTTGTTTCactgattctttttttctttttccctttttttcagGTAACTTCACAggaatttattaaaaaatacatacagatctttaaaataaatgttccatgttttcatacatttatttactttggaTACAAACCAAAAAGTCAtcagttttattcttttctttcttttatattaGTAAAAATAATGGAATTATTGACTTctttattgaacaaaaatgatcaaatacaGTCACTCACACAATTAACTTATCTTAAAATTTTAAGGTAAAGTAATGTAATTCTCAGAAACTCGATGTAATTACATGCAATACTGAGGCAGTCATTTAATAAGTAACATACTTCCAAATCAACAATGTTTAGAAAAAAAGCTTATATAAATAACAGGAATATACACATAGTTTATAAAAACAACTTTCCTCATTGGGCTACCTAAAGTTATTTCACAAGAAGGATATTGTAGCTGGCATTATCTGCAGAATATTGTGGCAAGTGTATATTAAACTTATCTCTTTATGATCACAACCTAAGAAGTTGAATTGCTTTTGTTGCATGCATTTACAATGTTTCTGAAGTGAAGCTTTATCAGGTTAGCCTAGCAGGAATCAGTCAGCATCTGAATCCTTGATGTTAAGGCCAAGCATATTGGAGAGGCTCAGTGataatttctcattttcatctgaTGTGGAAATATCAGGGGCTACCAGACCCAGTGTAGACTCTGGCTTTTCCACTTTGAACGTACCTCCTCTCACCAAAGACGAATCTCCTGCCTCTGTAGAGGCACTGATGTCAAGGCTTGGGGCTGAAAGCTTCAGATCAATATCAGTTTTCGCTTCAGTTGGTGAGACATTAGTTGAGGGTGCTTTTTCCTTCGCCATTTTCAATCTCTCCATAATGTCAACCTTTTCTCCTGCTTTCGATGTTGCATTTACTACTGGTAATCGGACCCCTTTGCTAACGATATAATCCTTGGCCTCTGTGTCAAGTTTTGATAAACCAAATGTATCACCAATTCCTCCAATGGCATCAATGCTGTTCCTGGGCAGTTTGTGCAATTTGAATACGGGAATCTCCACCTCAGCATTAGCCATATCAGTTTCAGAGTCAGCGCCACTTCCCTCTTCATCAGTACCTGAACTGGACTTTATTCCCCATTTGAAGGGCCATCTCAGCTTACTTTTCGGAGAATCTTTAACTTCAGCATCTCCTTCAGCTGTGATATCCACTCCAGGTGTGTTGACACTTGTCTTCACATCAGgagcagagacactgacattGGATAGATCGACTTCTCCATCAGGTGAGACATTGAGATTTGCACTGGTATTAACATCTGGAGCTTTTGTTTTAGCCCCAGAAATGCTTAGCTTCGGAAGCTTGAAATGTGGAAATTTTGGTTTTTCAAGGTCAGCATCTACATTTGGAGCTTTCACGTCCACTTCTGGTCCTTTGATATCTCCCTCTAACTTTGGAACAATTAAGTCTACCGTAGGTACAGAGATGTTGGCATCTGCTGAAGGGGTGCCTGTGTTGACCTTGGGGGCCTCTATTCCAGCCTCAACTGAAGGGTTAACACTGGGAACTTCTACTTCAGGGCTTGAGAGACTAAGTTTTGGAAGCTTAAAGTGAGGAAATTTAAAGTCACCCTTGTGGgaatctaaatctaaatctggTGTTTTTAATTGTGCATCAGGTCCTTTAAGATCTGCTTTTGGAGCAGAGATATCTCCTTTTATATCTGAAGCAGGGAGCTTCACTCCTGGAGTGTCTAGTGTGACATTAGTTTTTGGCaacatgtctgtgtttggtgCCGAGAGGTTTCCATCAATTTGTGGAGAAGACAGGCTGAGACCTGATGATTTCAAGTTGAGATCAGATACCTGGAGGTCTGCTTTTGGTAGATCCAGACTGGGTCCCATTAGATCAGCTTTGGGCAAATTAAGGTCCACACAGGGACCTTCAATTGCCGGGGTAGAAAGATTAATGTCTGGTAAACTGATGTTAGCTTTGGGGGCTGAAAGATCTGTTTTGAGATCAGCGTCAAGGTCAGGACCTTCTACTTTGGATCTTCTACCTCCTGTAATTGTGGGTGCATTGACATTAGCTGTTGGCAATTCAAGATCAGGAACAGAGGCATCTGGAGTATCAAGTTCTATATTAGATGCTCCACCGTTCAATTTGAATGCAGGCATCTTTATTTTTCCAGAAGGAGCCTCATTGTCAACATTGGGTGTGTTAAGGTCTACATTTGGGCCTTTCAGGTCTGCTTTGGGCAGACTCAGGTTCAAATCAGGAACAGCAATGCCACCTTCAATTTTGGGGGCTGAAAGATTCAAGTCTGGTGTGTTTAGATTAACATCAGCTGCTTTTAGATCTGCTTTGGGCAGCTTTGCGTCTACATCAGGAGGAGACAGATCCAGATCTGGACCCTTGAGGTCAGCATCAACTTCAAGATTAGGTCCCTTTACTCTTGGCCCTGATAGGccaaactttggtatttttattttggggaGTTTGAATTTTCCAGCAGAAGCATCAACATCTGGAGCATCTGAAAGCGCAAGATCTGGTACATCAAGACTGCCATCAACTTTTGCAGCAGACAGGGACAAATCTGGTGCTTTAAGATCAACATTAGGTGCATCCCCATCTACTTTAGGTAAGTCAAGACTTGCATTGGTGCCTGGTGCTTTTAATTCAGCATCCAATTCAGGCACCTTGGCATTTGGTAACTTGAGTTTAGGTAACTTCAGTTTACCTTTGGGTGGGTCAAGGTCGAGATCCAGACCATTGAGATCCACATCTGGGCCTTTGACATCAGCATTAGGCATGCTAATATTGAGGTCTGGAGCCTCAATCCCACCCTCAATTTTTGGGTCAGAAAGATTAACATCTGGTGCACTCAAATCCACATCAGGCCCCTGGAGGTCCACATTTGGTACCGTCACATCAGCATCAATGTCAGCCTTTGGACTTTTCAGTGTGCCAAATTTGGGTTTCTTGAAGTTGAACCATTTGAATTTTCCAGATGGACCTTCAACATCTGGAGCATTAATGTCTAACTTGGGCCCTTCCAGGTCAGTTTTTGGTAAATTTAGATTTACATCCGGTGCATTTATCTCACTGTCAATATTTGGAGCTGAGAGATTCAAATCAGGTGCTGAAACATCAGCATCTAGATCAACATCTGGACCATTAACCTTAGGACCTGAGATTGACCACCTTGGCTTTTTAAGAGTGGGCCATTTGAATTTCCCGGAGGGACCCTCAATGTCTAGATCTGGTGCTTTAACATCAACATCAGCTTTTGGTAAATTCACATCAACATCAGGTCCATCAATTGATGcttgaggaggagagagactgaggtTGGGCACTTTCACATCAGCATCAAGGTCAACATCTGGGGCTTTCACCTTCGGCCCAGAAAGCAAGAACTTAGGCTTTTTGAGTGTTGGGAACCTTATTTTGCCAGAAGGGGCCTCGACATCAACATCAGCTTTGGGTAATTTGAGATCAACATCTGGTGTGCTGATCTCAGCATCAGTTTTTGGAACAGAGAGATCAACATCTGGTGTGCTCAGATCTGCATTAAGGTCCAAATCAGCTTTGGGGCCTTGAAGTTTAGGTTTCTTCCACTTCAGATGAGGCCAGTTAATTTTCCCTGATGGCGCATCAATGTCAAGATCTGGGGTCTGAACTTCTATATCAGGACCTTTAAGGTCAGCTTTTGGGAGATTCAGCTCAGCATTCGGTACATTGATGTCACCCTCAATCTTTGGAGTTGAGAGATTTAAATCAGGTGTGTTTAGGTCTACATCCATGTCTAAGTCTGCCTTTGGCTCTTGAAGTTTGGGCTTCTTCCATTTCAGATGAGGCCAGTTGATTTTACCAGATGGAGCCTCTACATCAATATTTGGGGACTGCACATCTAGATCAGGGGCTTTAAGATCAGCATTTGGCAAATTAATGTCAACATCTGGGACATTTATCCCACCCTCCACTTTTGGAGATAGATCAACATTTGGTGTGTTCAGGTTTGCATCTATGTCCAGATCAGGTTTTGAGCCATGAAGTTTGGGTTTCTTCCACTTCAAATGAGGCCAGTTGATTTTACCAGATGGGGCATCAATGTCCAGGTCTGGGGTTTGAACGTCTAGATTAGGGACTTTGATGTCAGCTTTGGGCAAGTTAATGTCAACATCTGGTGCACTTAGATCCCCATCAATCTTTGTTGTGGAGAGGTTGACATCAGGTGCAGACAGGTCAGCATTTAAGTCTGCATCTGGTCCTTTAACTTTGGGACCTTTCCATTTTAGATGGGGCCACTTGATTTTGCCTGAGGGTGCATCAATATCAGCATTTGGGGTTTCTAAATTTACGTCAGGGCCATTCAAATCCACTTTTGGCCCATTCAGGTCTGAATCTGGACTTTTAAGGTCTAATTTTGGGCCTGACAGATTGAGGCCTGGTGTCTCTAGATTTCCACTGACAGAAGGGAGATCTATGTCACCAGAAACATCCATATCTGCTTTTGGTGTTTTGAGTTGAGGTAGATTAAAGTGTGGCATAGTGAATTTTGGGGCCTTGTGTTTCAGGTTGCCCGTCTTGATTTCTGGTTTCTCTATGTTTAGGGAGGCACTGGGAGCGTTGAGACTGGGAGTCGAGACACTGACATCAGATGCTTTAAGGTTGCCATCTAGTTCTCCCTTTAGATCTGGTCCAGTCAGTCCTAGGGATGGCACTGTGGCACCAGCATCAGCTGAGGGCTCATTTAGACTGAGACTAGGAAGGTCTCCATTGAGAGTGGGACCATTTATTTCACCCCCCTGTGCAGCATTTAACTTTCCACTCAGACCATCAAGGGAAACTGCTGGTGTCTCAGCCGATGCATCCAGAGCATTGACCATCTGTTGGTAATGAAGTGTTAAACAAAGTAGGTTAACAGTTATATAACAGCTTTAAAACTACTACTCAAACATCAATCAAAGTAGCCCTTGTGTCATTCATCAATTATATGAAATGTATGACTCTGCTGTGACACTGTGTCACAGTCTCTGTTGAGAATTTCTGatcattaaattaattgatGAAAGGTGCAAAGAAAGCATTTGTTGGAGGTTTTAGGGACTTTTATGTGGCATTTGAGAAACTAACATTATATCAGAGAATGATTTTGACTGGACTAGTGCTAGACAACAGGTCATACAACAGACAGAGTTGGATATGTTCAGCTTTGGCTAGGACTGTGACTTTTACCTCTGCAGGACCTTCAAGTCCTAATCCCAAGGAGCTGAGGCTGGCACTGGCACTCAGTTCCTTCTTTGTCAGCACCTTCATGTTGTTATCATACGGCTCTAAAATCTTCAGGATGTTTAACACTTCATTTTTGTTGAGGTGGTCGAGGTGTATAGTGGCTGCAACAATCTCATCACCTGGAACAAATAGAAATAACTCATCAAAACCATTTCAACATATCTATATCTTTATCTCAAATCCTTCATCTACCGATATTGAGTGTACTCTCCTAAACTGCAGCAGCAAGTTTTTCTCTTACCTGCTTGCAGGCCACTTTTTGCAGCGATTGTGTCATCTGTGATTCCTGTAATGATGACTCCTTTATCAGAGTCGTCCAGGACCAGGCTTTCTGAAAAACGTCTACTCTTGGTATCCACGCTCTAAGTTTAAAATGGGTTCATAATACACATAATGagacattttcacacacataGTCCATCTTTCTTAACTCAGACATATGGTTTTCACTGTTGCTATCACATATAGTACTGGTTGGTGTTAGTTTGTCATACTTACCATTATTTGTTAGGTGTATTTACATCCACATATCATGGAATTTATATCAAAATACAAGAAACCATGGAAACTCCAAACCACAGCAAAGTGAtctgtaaaacagcagcaacattagTTATTCAGTTAtgttaatataatttaaatcatAACTACACCATGTACTTTATGCAAGATGAAGATGCAGTGATCCAATACAGAATATTAAGACACGTGATCATTGTTTCAGTGTTCAAGATGTGTTTGAAACTAAAAGTGAAATGTCTATATACTAACTCAGGTTATTGTAAGTCATCATCAACATTCATGAAAAGccacttttctttcaaaaaacacCAGTTTAAGTTTTCAGTATGTTATTAATTTAACTTCCCCCATATTAAAAAAGTAATAGGAGGGAAGGGAATGTTGACGAGATGATTTGGTGTGTGGCCTTGGTTTGATTAGGTTCAATCTGATTTGAGAAATAGTAAATGGGTTGTCAAAAACAGGTGCTATGTATGTGACTGTATGCATTTTAGGTTCTAACCTAACCTACCCTTCAACTTTTTTTACATACTaccatttgatttgatttgatctatggcctgttttcatgtttaatgtAACCTTTTCTAACAGTATACAAACTACCTAAAATATTTGGTAATTCCTGCTATTCAACTCCAGATGAACACATGCTACTTTATGTGGGAACATGAGAGTTGACCATGGCAGAAGACAAGATGACCATAGCACAAacactgttgttgtgtttgtatcatcAAAATTCATAGTATGAATACTACACTATCTGAAGATCTTAGTTTCAAAGAATCATTCCAATCAGCTGTCTATAACTGTCACTAGGGGTCAGTTTATTCCTATTCTCCCACATACCTGCCTATGTTCAGTGTTGTTCACCTGCCTGCAGTAGCTAGCTCTTTAATTCTTTGACCCTGACTGacagagaaacaacaacacCCACACACCATATCACCTCACACCTCAGGAATCCGAGGCTTCTGCCAGGTTTGTTCAGGGGAATGTATGCATCTAAACCAGTCGGTTTGGATGCATTCTGACTGACATGCCACAacactcagcacacacacagccctcCCTCAACCACACCCCAGCATCTTGACATATAAATGCAATTCATTTACAGCATATTTGCATAGATAAAGGGAGAATGGGCTTTAAGTATGCTGACACTAGCTTGTGAAATAAGTCATCAAACCAAAGGAATAAAGACATTTTCCTCTACTGAGACCCAATCTGTCCACCAATGCTACAAAGCAAACTTAATGTTAATTGGTCCACCCCATCAGTGTTAATGCAACAGTCATGAACAGGTGCTCCTCCAAAGCTACAGTAATTAGCTCTTCAAGCACAAGCCACAACAACTCAGCAGTCATAACTGTTTGACAGTTCACAATTTTCCTCTGCATGAGTCATATAAAGTCAGGGCATAGAGAGTGAGAGCTCTATACATATCAGAGAACTATGTTTATTATAGCACCACTCTTCAGAGTCACTGCTGTCACTGTTACTGCACAGACATCTTTGATTtccaaaaaacaagatttaagaAAGGACAAATAACTGCACAGTTTCAGACCCTGTGCATACTTCCCCAAACCAGAAAATGGCAGTAATTCAAAGAAAACAGGTAAAACAGTAAAGGCACATAAcactaaaaaaataatcagaggTGTATCCTCTCAAACAGGGTGGCAGCATTAATACTGATGCCATTCACATACTGCAAAACAGTAGGGTGTGAATCAGATGACAGCAGGGTTTGGTATTTCCAAATTGTGACAGCAGGAAGTCACACTGACAGGGTTAATTAACAGAACAAATTAGTaattgtgaatataaaatttgaTAATATTCTTTATCTactgttttatcatttcatcGTGAAACCTCAGGTGTTAATGTCAGAAATGCAATTCATTTTCACCGTTCTTGACTTCAACATTGGGTTGTGTACCaaaacagcatttcaaaaaCCTTGacttgtgaaaacattttaagaatatTACACAGCCATattaaatttcagtttaattccAATATATGTCAAAACTTAAATTTAAACTCAGTGTGCATTCTTGCAGCAAATCTGTGTGAGAATTGACAGCAAACAGCAAAACTGTGTGCTGAATTTCTATTTTCCAAACTcaattacaactttttttttttttttacacaataaagGATTTTTTATCAGTTGTCTTCTGAGATGATCTCATCATGGAGTCTAAATCAACCAGAAAGAGACCATATTGGATGGACTCACCGTATGCAGCTTCCAGAGATGCCTCCACTTAAGGAAAGCCCAGGGAGAGAGATGTCTCTTCCTCAGTGTATCACTGCTGCTCTGTCAGGCAAGACGGGATGGATCGGCCAGTTAAATGCCTATAAGCTTAAAGCCAGCCAGGGGAACAGGTTAGGCCGCATTAGTACCGCCTCTCCTAGTGCCCACTTTTCCCcttgcaacacacacactcccacacacacacgcctcaATTTCAAACTATGTCACAGAGAGCGATGTGTAGGCCTTTTGGCAGCCGAAACCTGACTAGAAAGcgcaagagagaaagacatagCAGAAAAACACCACTCCTTCTTAACAGGACTAACCAGGTTTACAAAGAAACAAATGCGTAGCAACACTGTCTCACGTATACAGTAACCActgcacaacacaaacactttgcTCTCAcacttcattttgtgttttttactatttctttttggtgtttttgctctTATATAATAGGCCAGTTAAAATCACACATCAGGACAAAGAGTTTATAGTACATTCTAAATCAGAGTGCAAAGTATCCTGGATTGCAGGTACCAATAGCAACAACAGGTACTTCACACAACATTATCAGTTAATAAGCTAGTCATGAGttaataatactactactagtaataataataaataataataataataataataataacacaacaTGC
This genomic interval from Thunnus thynnus chromosome 14, fThuThy2.1, whole genome shotgun sequence contains the following:
- the edaradd gene encoding ectodysplasin-A receptor-associated adapter protein isoform X2, giving the protein MEAKVERDRISSEPVEDTDTTSFVAEFSLEANYPVQVTDRHDAVTLHLTSMPSGYRSPSSDRIRQPVEDGEECTCPTSTSPDFPKELQLLNSPCEKCCCPAPPPKISDLMNDKDLLDLLRLKLDPNHCTIKNWKNFASRWGMSYDELTLLEHRTQGSLSHSPTQEFLLRYNQKTVTELTELCRIYQRIDVLRLLQSWIEKDWPSRWQQTH
- the edaradd gene encoding ectodysplasin-A receptor-associated adapter protein isoform X1 produces the protein MGDFTASKMSSLRACKEPFDRISSEPVEDTDTTSFVAEFSLEANYPVQVTDRHDAVTLHLTSMPSGYRSPSSDRIRQPVEDGEECTCPTSTSPDFPKELQLLNSPCEKCCCPAPPPKISDLMNDKDLLDLLRLKLDPNHCTIKNWKNFASRWGMSYDELTLLEHRTQGSLSHSPTQEFLLRYNQKTVTELTELCRIYQRIDVLRLLQSWIEKDWPSRWQQTH
- the si:ch211-125o16.4 gene encoding neuroblast differentiation-associated protein AHNAK, yielding MSVDTKSRRFSESLVLDDSDKGVIITGITDDTIAAKSGLQAGDEIVAATIHLDHLNKNEVLNILKILEPYDNNMKVLTKKELSASASLSSLGLGLEGPAEMVNALDASAETPAVSLDGLSGKLNAAQGGEINGPTLNGDLPSLSLNEPSADAGATVPSLGLTGPDLKGELDGNLKASDVSVSTPSLNAPSASLNIEKPEIKTGNLKHKAPKFTMPHFNLPQLKTPKADMDVSGDIDLPSVSGNLETPGLNLSGPKLDLKSPDSDLNGPKVDLNGPDVNLETPNADIDAPSGKIKWPHLKWKGPKVKGPDADLNADLSAPDVNLSTTKIDGDLSAPDVDINLPKADIKVPNLDVQTPDLDIDAPSGKINWPHLKWKKPKLHGSKPDLDIDANLNTPNVDLSPKVEGGINVPDVDINLPNADLKAPDLDVQSPNIDVEAPSGKINWPHLKWKKPKLQEPKADLDMDVDLNTPDLNLSTPKIEGDINVPNAELNLPKADLKGPDIEVQTPDLDIDAPSGKINWPHLKWKKPKLQGPKADLDLNADLSTPDVDLSVPKTDAEISTPDVDLKLPKADVDVEAPSGKIRFPTLKKPKFLLSGPKVKAPDVDLDADVKVPNLSLSPPQASIDGPDVDVNLPKADVDVKAPDLDIEGPSGKFKWPTLKKPRWSISGPKVNGPDVDLDADVSAPDLNLSAPNIDSEINAPDVNLNLPKTDLEGPKLDINAPDVEGPSGKFKWFNFKKPKFGTLKSPKADIDADVTVPNVDLQGPDVDLSAPDVNLSDPKIEGGIEAPDLNISMPNADVKGPDVDLNGLDLDLDPPKGKLKLPKLKLPNAKVPELDAELKAPGTNASLDLPKVDGDAPNVDLKAPDLSLSAAKVDGSLDVPDLALSDAPDVDASAGKFKLPKIKIPKFGLSGPRVKGPNLEVDADLKGPDLDLSPPDVDAKLPKADLKAADVNLNTPDLNLSAPKIEGGIAVPDLNLSLPKADLKGPNVDLNTPNVDNEAPSGKIKMPAFKLNGGASNIELDTPDASVPDLELPTANVNAPTITGGRRSKVEGPDLDADLKTDLSAPKANISLPDINLSTPAIEGPCVDLNLPKADLMGPSLDLPKADLQVSDLNLKSSGLSLSSPQIDGNLSAPNTDMLPKTNVTLDTPGVKLPASDIKGDISAPKADLKGPDAQLKTPDLDLDSHKGDFKFPHFKLPKLSLSSPEVEVPSVNPSVEAGIEAPKVNTGTPSADANISVPTVDLIVPKLEGDIKGPEVDVKAPNVDADLEKPKFPHFKLPKLSISGAKTKAPDVNTSANLNVSPDGEVDLSNVSVSAPDVKTSVNTPGVDITAEGDAEVKDSPKSKLRWPFKWGIKSSSGTDEEGSGADSETDMANAEVEIPVFKLHKLPRNSIDAIGGIGDTFGLSKLDTEAKDYIVSKGVRLPVVNATSKAGEKVDIMERLKMAKEKAPSTNVSPTEAKTDIDLKLSAPSLDISASTEAGDSSLVRGGTFKVEKPESTLGLVAPDISTSDENEKLSLSLSNMLGLNIKDSDAD